A DNA window from Enterobacter cloacae contains the following coding sequences:
- a CDS encoding IS6 family transposase yields MNPFKGRHFQRDIILWAVRWYCKYGISYRELQEMLAERGVNVDHSTIYRWVQRYAPEMEKRLRWYWRNPSDLCPWHMDETYVKVNGRWAYLYRAVDSRGRTVDFYLSSRRNSKAAYRFLGKILNNVKKWQIPRFINTDKAPAYGRALALLKREGRCPSDVEHRQIKYRNNVIECDHGKLKRIIGATLGFKSMKTAYATIKGIEVMRALRKGQASAFYYGDPLGEMRLVSRVFEM; encoded by the coding sequence ATGAACCCATTCAAAGGCCGGCATTTTCAGCGTGACATCATTCTGTGGGCCGTACGCTGGTACTGCAAATACGGCATCAGTTACCGTGAGCTGCAGGAGATGCTGGCTGAACGCGGAGTGAATGTCGATCACTCCACGATTTACCGCTGGGTTCAGCGTTATGCGCCTGAAATGGAAAAACGGCTGCGCTGGTACTGGCGTAACCCTTCCGATCTTTGCCCGTGGCACATGGATGAAACCTACGTGAAGGTCAATGGCCGCTGGGCGTATCTGTACCGGGCCGTCGACAGCCGGGGCCGCACTGTCGATTTTTATCTCTCCTCCCGTCGTAACAGCAAAGCTGCATACCGGTTTCTGGGTAAAATCCTCAACAACGTGAAGAAGTGGCAGATCCCGCGATTCATCAACACGGATAAAGCGCCCGCCTATGGTCGCGCGCTTGCTCTGCTCAAACGCGAAGGCCGGTGCCCGTCTGACGTTGAACACCGACAGATTAAGTACCGGAACAACGTGATTGAATGCGATCATGGCAAACTGAAACGGATAATCGGCGCCACGCTGGGATTTAAATCCATGAAGACGGCTTACGCCACCATCAAAGGTATTGAGGTGATGCGTGCACTACGCAAAGGCCAGGCCTCAGCATTTTATTATGGTGATCCCCTGGGCGAAATGCGCCTGGTAAGCAGAGTTTTTGAAATGTAA
- a CDS encoding antirestriction protein YubI, protein MYHVCQTALDVEESDRLSFLPELFGTDFLAAEMQVYALAEKHITDYCGGFWHFIRIPEGGGYMMPDGDRFHLTNPDNWFDRSVSADAAGIIITALAINRRIWLHYERGDVALTRHLMVQESCLWNFISSHDECAAICAALD, encoded by the coding sequence ATGTATCACGTCTGTCAAACCGCGCTGGATGTTGAAGAGTCCGATCGCCTGTCATTCCTGCCTGAATTATTTGGGACAGATTTTCTGGCCGCAGAGATGCAGGTCTATGCGCTCGCTGAGAAACACATCACCGATTACTGCGGAGGATTCTGGCATTTCATCCGTATTCCGGAGGGGGGCGGCTACATGATGCCGGACGGTGATCGTTTCCATCTGACTAATCCGGATAACTGGTTTGATCGTTCTGTCAGTGCGGATGCGGCAGGGATCATTATTACGGCGCTGGCGATCAACCGCCGTATCTGGCTGCACTATGAGCGCGGTGATGTTGCCCTGACGCGCCACCTGATGGTGCAGGAGTCCTGTCTGTGGAATTTCATCAGCTCCCATGACGAATGTGCCGCTATTTGTGCTGCCCTGGACTGA
- a CDS encoding stable plasmid inheritance protein A, with protein MNIYCDDGSTNVKLAWFEGNELQTRVSANSFRHGWKVAEFSAATFNYQVGTLKYTWDSVSRDAIPTTNVEYQYGDLNLLAVHHALLNSGLEPQPVSLTVTLPLSEYYDGDCQRNEENIRRKRENLMRELVLNKGRAFTVTDVKVMPESLPAAFSRLAELKPGTAETTLIIDLGGTTLDAGVIVGQFDDISAVHGNPSVGVSQVTRAAAGALRAADSETSALIADTVIRNRNDRQYLQRVINDAGKIDDVLNKITEAITSLGARVTSELTAFRNVNRVFLVGGGASLIEEAIRQAWPLAPDRIEVIGDPQLALAREIALYNKED; from the coding sequence ATGAATATTTACTGCGATGATGGTTCAACTAATGTTAAGCTGGCATGGTTTGAAGGAAACGAGCTGCAGACCCGGGTTTCTGCTAACTCCTTCCGGCATGGCTGGAAAGTGGCGGAATTCAGTGCTGCAACGTTCAACTATCAGGTGGGCACGCTGAAATACACCTGGGACAGCGTCAGCCGGGATGCCATCCCGACAACAAACGTGGAATATCAGTACGGTGATCTCAACCTGCTGGCCGTGCATCATGCGCTGCTGAACAGCGGACTTGAGCCGCAGCCGGTGAGCCTGACCGTGACGCTGCCTCTGAGCGAGTATTATGACGGGGACTGCCAGCGGAACGAGGAGAACATCCGACGCAAACGGGAAAACCTGATGCGTGAGCTGGTTCTGAATAAGGGCAGGGCATTTACCGTAACGGACGTGAAGGTGATGCCGGAATCACTGCCGGCGGCGTTCTCCCGTCTCGCGGAGCTGAAGCCCGGAACCGCAGAGACCACCCTGATTATCGATCTCGGCGGAACCACGCTCGATGCCGGCGTGATTGTCGGACAGTTTGACGATATCAGTGCGGTACACGGCAATCCGTCTGTCGGCGTGTCACAGGTCACCCGTGCAGCTGCAGGCGCGCTGCGGGCGGCAGACAGCGAAACCAGCGCGCTTATTGCTGACACGGTCATCCGCAACCGCAACGATCGTCAGTATCTGCAGCGTGTGATCAACGATGCCGGAAAAATCGACGATGTTCTGAACAAAATTACAGAGGCAATCACTTCCCTGGGCGCGCGTGTCACCAGTGAGCTGACGGCCTTCAGGAACGTTAACCGGGTATTCCTGGTCGGGGGAGGGGCATCCCTCATTGAAGAGGCTATCCGTCAGGCCTGGCCTCTGGCTCCTGACCGTATCGAGGTTATAGGCGATCCGCAGCTGGCGCTGGCCAGAGAGATTGCCCTTTACAATAAAGAGGACTAA
- the repA gene encoding replication protein RepA, whose amino-acid sequence MYKKSVDLSLESVLVEIDENKKLMPSRNATVQPVALMRLGLFLPSLKRKGKDTENISIDASSELQSLELARAEGYTDIRITGPRLSMETDFKVWVGIILAFSKYGLNSSTIELPFSEFATFCGFSSKDKDKGLRTRLADSLIRLRSTTIKLASEKDRNGVVSGLLSRGKWDEKDDIMELTADESLWELYQFDRQVLLQMFIIRQLANKGTAQALYTFIESLPERPIPLSFARIKRRLMLTSPNNQQNRVINKAIDELKAVGYLDGDVVKKDGEWHLIITRRTPRPDIKAMSEALKDGE is encoded by the coding sequence ATGTATAAGAAAAGTGTAGATCTATCACTTGAATCGGTTCTCGTAGAAATCGATGAAAATAAGAAGCTCATGCCTTCCAGAAACGCTACTGTCCAGCCTGTAGCTTTGATGCGCTTAGGTCTGTTTCTACCTTCCTTAAAACGAAAAGGAAAGGACACAGAAAATATCAGTATTGATGCGAGTAGCGAACTTCAAAGCTTAGAGTTGGCAAGAGCCGAAGGTTATACAGACATCCGTATTACCGGCCCACGACTTTCGATGGAGACTGACTTCAAGGTGTGGGTTGGCATCATTCTCGCGTTTTCGAAATATGGCTTAAACAGCAGCACCATTGAACTTCCATTCAGCGAGTTTGCTACATTCTGCGGGTTTAGCTCAAAGGACAAAGATAAAGGACTCAGAACGCGCTTGGCCGACTCTCTTATTCGTCTTCGCAGCACAACTATCAAGCTTGCCTCAGAAAAGGATCGGAATGGTGTTGTATCTGGTCTGTTAAGTCGTGGTAAGTGGGACGAAAAAGACGACATCATGGAACTTACCGCCGATGAGTCTCTTTGGGAGCTTTATCAATTCGACCGTCAGGTGCTTCTGCAGATGTTTATAATCCGGCAACTTGCGAACAAAGGGACAGCACAGGCCCTATACACTTTCATTGAGAGCCTTCCTGAGCGACCAATACCACTATCGTTCGCGCGTATTAAACGTCGCCTAATGCTTACCTCACCCAATAACCAGCAGAATCGAGTGATTAACAAGGCTATAGACGAGCTTAAAGCGGTCGGTTATTTAGATGGCGATGTCGTTAAAAAGGATGGTGAATGGCACTTAATCATAACCCGTCGCACGCCTAGGCCAGACATTAAGGCTATGTCTGAAGCCTTAAAAGATGGAGAGTAA
- the parA gene encoding chromosome partitioning protein ParA — protein MKRDYGGVGSIARRAGILLESMSRDIEDQRKEFNLTEYFQTFTRNAVAKLPKLSRRIVEQAIKEMEDAGYDFNKKRVGNVEQYALTVQNVIDIYAHRKIPKYREIHQSPYVIFVVNLKGGVSKTVSTVTLAHALRVHQDLLRHDLRILVIDLDPQASSTMFLDHTHSIGSILETAAQAMLNDVDAETLRNEVIRPTIIPGVDVIPASIDDGFVASAWKELVSEHLPGVNQYEVLRKIIIDRVADDYDFILIDTGPHLDPFLLNGLAASDLILTPTPPAQVDFHSTLKYLTRLPEMLETLEEEGIEPRLAASIGFMSKMTGKPDHLVSHSLAREVYTSSILDSSLPRLDGFERCGETFDTIISANPASYPGSNDALKKARTEAEHFTKAVFDRIEFLRSQSA, from the coding sequence ATGAAACGAGATTACGGTGGAGTAGGCTCGATAGCGCGACGAGCTGGCATATTGCTTGAGTCAATGAGCCGGGACATTGAAGATCAACGCAAAGAGTTTAACCTTACAGAATACTTCCAGACATTTACCCGGAACGCAGTAGCCAAATTACCCAAGCTAAGCCGTCGCATCGTGGAGCAGGCCATTAAAGAAATGGAAGATGCAGGCTACGATTTCAACAAGAAACGCGTCGGAAATGTTGAGCAATATGCTCTTACAGTACAGAATGTTATTGATATTTACGCCCACCGCAAGATCCCGAAGTATCGTGAAATCCATCAATCGCCTTACGTTATTTTCGTCGTTAACTTGAAAGGTGGCGTATCCAAAACCGTATCAACTGTAACGCTGGCGCACGCGTTGCGAGTGCATCAGGATTTATTGCGTCACGATCTGCGTATTCTGGTTATTGACCTTGATCCGCAGGCATCCAGCACCATGTTCCTCGATCACACGCACAGTATTGGTTCCATTCTTGAAACCGCCGCGCAAGCGATGCTAAACGATGTCGATGCTGAAACCCTGCGTAACGAAGTGATACGGCCAACCATCATTCCAGGTGTAGATGTTATTCCTGCTTCTATTGATGATGGTTTTGTAGCCAGCGCATGGAAGGAGCTGGTTAGCGAGCACCTGCCGGGCGTAAACCAGTACGAAGTGCTTCGCAAAATAATTATCGATCGTGTGGCTGATGACTACGATTTCATCCTGATTGATACAGGTCCGCACCTCGATCCATTTTTACTAAACGGTTTGGCGGCAAGTGACCTTATTCTCACCCCTACTCCGCCGGCGCAAGTCGATTTCCATTCCACGTTGAAATACCTTACCCGCTTGCCTGAAATGCTGGAAACGCTGGAAGAAGAAGGCATTGAACCGCGTCTGGCTGCCAGTATTGGTTTTATGTCGAAAATGACTGGCAAGCCCGATCATCTGGTTTCACATAGCCTTGCTCGTGAAGTCTACACAAGCAGCATACTGGACTCTTCCCTGCCCCGCCTGGATGGCTTTGAACGTTGCGGAGAAACGTTTGATACGATTATTAGTGCCAACCCAGCATCTTATCCCGGTAGCAACGACGCGTTAAAAAAAGCGCGTACAGAAGCAGAGCATTTTACGAAGGCTGTGTTTGACCGTATTGAATTCCTGAGGAGCCAATCAGCGTGA
- a CDS encoding mediator of plasmid stability — translation MPDGQYSFYLHSDDRTDIAAMATISTISQPLRGDFIRTAATAGAVMYQTDARLPALIPVFFDGHLSAIRLCAVMALVAGTWSSLSGLPDEPDGGVAALAMSPDTEYQRRRYTLTLLDDRSSERVERVLTGVSSRLRGELLRNLIITGLALHTTAPELPRLLASMPVPPGTVSELQVLVQQMAGTAGVSKAAVPEKPAQPAAPVTGEATWIKKNMRRAFGD, via the coding sequence GTGCCGGACGGCCAGTATTCTTTCTATCTGCACAGCGACGATCGCACCGACATCGCGGCGATGGCGACCATCAGCACCATCTCACAGCCCCTGCGCGGTGACTTCATCCGGACCGCCGCCACCGCCGGGGCGGTGATGTACCAGACGGATGCCCGTTTACCGGCGCTGATCCCGGTGTTCTTTGACGGGCATCTGAGCGCCATCCGGCTTTGCGCCGTGATGGCCCTGGTCGCCGGCACATGGTCTTCACTCTCAGGACTTCCTGATGAGCCTGATGGTGGCGTGGCGGCTCTGGCCATGTCACCGGATACGGAATACCAGCGCCGGCGTTACACCCTGACGCTTCTGGATGACCGGAGCAGTGAACGGGTTGAGCGTGTGCTGACGGGGGTGTCATCGCGCCTGCGCGGAGAGCTGCTGAGAAACCTGATTATCACCGGTCTGGCCCTGCATACGACCGCGCCGGAGCTGCCGCGTCTGCTGGCCAGCATGCCGGTACCGCCCGGCACGGTCAGCGAGCTGCAGGTTCTGGTTCAGCAGATGGCCGGTACGGCTGGCGTGAGTAAGGCTGCAGTACCGGAGAAACCAGCACAGCCTGCCGCACCGGTAACCGGTGAAGCGACCTGGATAAAGAAAAATATGCGACGGGCATTCGGTGACTAA
- a CDS encoding protein impA, giving the protein MKLQLFSTGKELPPQAHPLFADLASCGFPSPAADYVESDLDLHDYCIRHPSATYYLRASGDSMSDGSLYNGDLLVVDCAEKPRHGDIVVASVQGEFTVKRLLLTPRLTLQPMNAAWSPIYPDPDDLDIFGVVTHIIHRPREMY; this is encoded by the coding sequence ATGAAACTGCAGCTTTTCAGCACCGGGAAAGAACTCCCGCCACAGGCCCATCCGTTGTTTGCAGACCTGGCCAGCTGCGGTTTTCCCAGCCCTGCAGCTGACTACGTCGAGTCTGACCTGGATCTCCATGATTACTGCATACGGCATCCGAGCGCGACTTACTACCTTCGCGCCAGCGGTGACAGTATGTCCGACGGCAGCCTTTACAATGGCGATCTGCTGGTTGTGGACTGTGCCGAGAAGCCCCGGCATGGCGATATTGTTGTGGCCAGCGTGCAGGGGGAGTTTACGGTCAAACGGTTGCTGCTGACGCCACGACTGACGCTGCAGCCCATGAACGCCGCCTGGTCGCCGATTTATCCCGACCCGGACGATCTGGATATCTTTGGCGTCGTCACGCACATCATCCACCGCCCGAGGGAGATGTACTGA
- a CDS encoding DNA polymerase V subunit UmuC has product MFALADVNSFYASCERVFRPDLKGKPVVVLSNNDGCVIARSAEAKPWIKMGTPWFQMKNERYPEKIYAFSSNYELYASMSARVMSCLEELAPGVEQYSIDEMFLDLTGVEHCMDLEDFGRQLRQHVYDCTRLTIGVGAGPTKTLAKSAQWASKEWKQFRGVLALTRGNPQRTRKLLSLQPVEEIWGVGNRIARKLNVLGIKTALDLALTNPAFIRKNFSVVLERTVRELNGESCMSLEEAPPTKQQIVCSRSFGEKITEYDSLRQAVCQYAERASEKLRKERQYCRHISVFIKTSPFAVKEPYYGNVATEKLLTPTQDTRDIIAAATTALERIWKDGHRYAKAGVMLNDFTGSGVSQLQLFDERPPRPHSAELMKVLDGINHSGLGQLWFAGRGIAPSWQMKRDMLSPAYTTRWKDIPIARIS; this is encoded by the coding sequence ATGTTTGCCCTGGCCGATGTGAACAGCTTTTATGCCAGCTGCGAACGTGTTTTCCGCCCGGATTTGAAAGGAAAGCCGGTTGTGGTGCTCAGCAATAACGATGGCTGCGTAATCGCGAGAAGTGCCGAGGCAAAGCCCTGGATCAAAATGGGTACGCCGTGGTTTCAGATGAAAAACGAAAGATACCCGGAAAAAATATACGCGTTCTCCAGCAACTATGAACTTTATGCATCCATGTCGGCGCGCGTGATGAGCTGCCTGGAGGAACTGGCTCCGGGGGTGGAACAGTATTCGATTGACGAGATGTTCCTCGATCTGACCGGTGTGGAGCACTGCATGGACCTGGAGGACTTCGGCCGGCAGCTGCGACAGCACGTGTATGACTGTACCCGTCTGACCATCGGTGTGGGCGCCGGACCAACGAAAACCCTCGCAAAATCAGCCCAGTGGGCCTCAAAGGAGTGGAAACAGTTTCGTGGTGTGCTCGCACTCACCCGGGGGAATCCACAGCGAACGCGGAAACTGCTTTCACTGCAGCCGGTCGAAGAGATCTGGGGCGTGGGAAACCGTATTGCACGCAAGCTCAATGTTCTGGGCATCAAAACCGCGCTCGATCTGGCCCTGACGAACCCGGCCTTTATCCGCAAAAATTTCTCCGTAGTCCTTGAGCGAACGGTACGCGAACTGAACGGGGAAAGCTGCATGTCGCTTGAGGAAGCCCCGCCAACAAAGCAGCAGATCGTCTGCAGCCGCAGTTTTGGAGAGAAAATCACGGAGTACGATTCGCTCCGCCAGGCTGTCTGTCAGTACGCAGAGCGGGCCTCAGAAAAGCTGCGTAAAGAGCGCCAGTATTGCCGGCATATTTCCGTATTCATCAAAACGTCTCCGTTCGCCGTTAAAGAGCCTTACTATGGCAACGTGGCCACGGAGAAACTGCTTACCCCCACTCAGGACACCCGGGACATCATTGCGGCCGCCACAACGGCTCTGGAGCGTATCTGGAAGGACGGGCACCGGTATGCCAAAGCCGGTGTGATGCTGAATGACTTCACCGGCTCCGGTGTTTCGCAGCTGCAGCTGTTCGACGAACGTCCTCCACGTCCTCACAGCGCTGAGCTGATGAAGGTTCTCGATGGCATTAATCATTCCGGGCTGGGACAGCTCTGGTTTGCCGGACGAGGGATAGCGCCATCATGGCAAATGAAACGCGACATGCTCTCCCCTGCGTACACCACCCGCTGGAAAGATATCCCCATAGCGAGGATCAGTTAA
- a CDS encoding antirestriction protein, with the protein MNATSPAVYVGTYHKYNCGSIYGKWLDLTDFDGEDEFLKACRELHAGEDDPEFMFQDREGIPSQFASESSVNWEYIAAFRQAQEEGRTGAFVAWAEYTGECDYDAFDTAYYGEADSEEDFAYGFVEEHGLLNEMPESLRCYFDYEAYARDLFSSGYVYIDGFVFYN; encoded by the coding sequence ATGAACGCTACATCACCGGCGGTGTACGTGGGGACATACCACAAATACAACTGCGGCAGCATTTACGGGAAATGGCTTGATCTGACGGATTTTGACGGCGAAGACGAATTTCTGAAGGCGTGTCGTGAGCTTCATGCCGGCGAGGACGACCCCGAGTTTATGTTTCAGGACCGGGAGGGGATCCCGTCTCAGTTTGCGTCTGAATCCTCCGTGAACTGGGAGTATATTGCGGCCTTCAGGCAGGCACAGGAAGAAGGGCGAACCGGCGCGTTTGTAGCCTGGGCAGAATATACCGGTGAATGCGATTATGACGCCTTCGATACGGCGTATTACGGAGAGGCTGACAGTGAGGAAGATTTTGCTTATGGCTTTGTGGAGGAACACGGTCTGCTGAATGAGATGCCTGAATCCCTGCGGTGCTATTTCGATTATGAGGCTTACGCACGCGATTTGTTCAGCAGCGGCTACGTGTACATCGACGGGTTTGTTTTTTACAACTGA
- a CDS encoding group II intron reverse transcriptase/maturase: protein MMYGEEKSDSLIVAAKQANNPKGAESVERRSGAKGNAEQPHMRRTQSRESMSQRLSRVREAAKQRKKERFTALFHLLTVEALEAAFLSLSRKAAAGVDGIRWMDYAGNMKNNITDLHRRLHQGSYRAQPGRRHYIPKADGKQRPLGIASLEDKIVQYALVKILNAVYENDFMGFSYGFRPGRSQHDALDALATGLVRTNVNWVLDADISQFFDRVSHEWLIRFTEHRIGDRRVIRLIRKWLTAGTSEEGQWRATEEGTPQGAVISPLLANIYLHYVFDLWAHQWRRRYATGNVVMVRYADDIVIGFDKRYDARRFRIAMQRRLREFGLTVHPEKTRLMEFGRFAVENRAIRGKGKPETFNFLGFTHISGKDRNGRFMLIRKTRRDRMTATLKAIKDGLRRRWHYSIPEQGKWLRRVVQGYLNYHSVPGNFPTMQKFRTHVTNLWRRALRRRSQKDDTTWTKANKLAAAWLPRVRVLHPWPVERFTARHPRQEPGA, encoded by the coding sequence GTGATGTACGGAGAGGAGAAGTCGGACTCGCTCATAGTAGCGGCGAAGCAGGCGAACAACCCGAAAGGAGCGGAGTCAGTGGAGCGAAGGAGCGGGGCCAAGGGGAACGCGGAACAGCCACACATGCGCCGGACACAGAGCCGGGAAAGCATGTCACAGAGGCTGTCACGCGTGCGGGAAGCTGCGAAGCAGCGGAAGAAAGAACGGTTTACAGCATTGTTCCACCTGCTGACAGTCGAAGCACTGGAAGCCGCATTCCTCTCCCTGAGCAGGAAAGCGGCCGCCGGAGTGGATGGCATCAGGTGGATGGACTACGCCGGAAACATGAAGAACAACATAACAGATCTGCACCGGAGGCTACATCAGGGCAGCTACAGGGCGCAGCCCGGCAGGCGTCACTACATCCCAAAAGCGGATGGAAAACAACGCCCGCTCGGCATCGCCTCGCTGGAGGACAAGATCGTCCAGTATGCGCTGGTGAAAATCCTGAACGCAGTCTATGAAAACGACTTTATGGGGTTCTCATACGGGTTCAGACCCGGGCGAAGCCAGCACGATGCACTGGACGCACTGGCCACAGGGCTGGTACGCACTAACGTAAACTGGGTACTGGATGCCGACATCAGTCAGTTCTTCGACAGGGTGAGCCACGAATGGCTGATCAGGTTCACAGAGCATCGGATCGGCGACCGGAGGGTAATCAGGCTCATACGTAAGTGGCTCACAGCCGGGACGTCGGAGGAGGGTCAATGGCGAGCAACGGAGGAAGGCACCCCACAGGGTGCGGTCATCTCACCGCTGCTGGCAAACATATACCTCCACTACGTCTTCGATCTGTGGGCGCATCAGTGGCGACGTCGCTATGCCACAGGCAATGTGGTAATGGTCAGATACGCCGATGACATCGTCATCGGGTTCGACAAACGATACGATGCCCGGCGCTTCCGTATAGCCATGCAGCGCAGACTGAGGGAGTTCGGACTCACGGTTCACCCGGAGAAAACCCGTCTGATGGAGTTCGGCCGCTTCGCTGTCGAAAACCGTGCCATCAGGGGAAAAGGCAAACCAGAAACGTTCAACTTCCTCGGGTTCACGCACATCAGCGGGAAAGATCGCAACGGCAGGTTCATGCTGATACGAAAGACCCGCCGGGATCGGATGACGGCAACTCTGAAAGCCATCAAAGACGGTCTGCGAAGGCGCTGGCATTACTCAATCCCCGAACAGGGAAAATGGCTCAGGAGAGTGGTTCAGGGATACCTGAACTATCACTCGGTACCGGGCAACTTCCCCACCATGCAGAAGTTCAGGACACACGTAACAAACCTCTGGCGCCGGGCGCTCAGGCGCAGGAGCCAGAAGGATGATACGACCTGGACGAAAGCAAACAAACTGGCAGCCGCATGGCTACCAAGGGTTCGGGTTCTTCATCCATGGCCTGTGGAGCGGTTCACCGCCAGACACCCGAGGCAGGAGCCCGGTGCGTAA
- the parB gene encoding chromosome partitioning protein ParB → MDPAVNGRDQRYVTPESVSDITRTINLQQFFPAIGRVINGCIEVLDGSRRRAACIFSGAKFEILVTEDEISLEDARQLAKDIQTAREHTLREIGQRYQFMYANGMSKDEIARVEDVSPASVSRAFQAASVPAEMVELFPVINELSLADYQLLLKISEDLDSKGVPLSDLLGKVQADISAAKVESVSKSLIMDSFKRHSKQLKPAPVKTVQTEKLREFEDKKQFARKKTDPSKRLVTYEFARLPASVQAELDKAIRLVMGNMQSFEK, encoded by the coding sequence GTGGATCCAGCTGTTAACGGTCGCGACCAAAGGTATGTAACCCCTGAGTCAGTGAGCGACATAACGCGAACTATCAACCTGCAGCAATTTTTCCCAGCAATCGGCCGAGTTATTAACGGTTGTATTGAAGTGTTAGATGGTTCCCGGCGCCGGGCGGCATGTATCTTCAGTGGCGCGAAATTCGAAATTCTGGTTACAGAAGATGAGATAAGTCTTGAAGATGCTCGTCAGCTTGCCAAAGACATTCAGACCGCGCGTGAGCATACGCTTCGTGAGATAGGTCAAAGATATCAATTTATGTACGCAAATGGCATGTCTAAGGATGAAATTGCGCGCGTAGAGGACGTCTCACCGGCAAGCGTTTCCCGAGCGTTTCAAGCTGCTTCTGTGCCAGCTGAAATGGTCGAGTTATTCCCGGTTATCAATGAACTCTCCCTTGCTGATTACCAGCTGCTGTTAAAAATTTCAGAGGACTTAGATAGCAAAGGTGTGCCTCTGTCTGATTTGCTCGGAAAAGTGCAGGCAGACATCAGTGCAGCAAAAGTTGAAAGCGTAAGTAAGTCGCTAATTATGGACTCTTTTAAACGCCATTCGAAGCAGCTGAAGCCAGCGCCAGTGAAAACTGTACAAACTGAAAAGCTACGTGAGTTTGAAGACAAAAAGCAGTTTGCCCGGAAGAAAACCGATCCGTCTAAACGCTTAGTGACCTATGAATTTGCCCGTCTTCCTGCTTCAGTTCAGGCTGAGTTAGATAAGGCCATCAGGCTGGTTATGGGCAACATGCAGTCCTTCGAAAAATAA